In Mixophyes fleayi isolate aMixFle1 chromosome 4, aMixFle1.hap1, whole genome shotgun sequence, the following proteins share a genomic window:
- the LOC142151962 gene encoding speedy protein 1-A-like, whose protein sequence is MDKRTTEDKLNPAKRIKLHEDQSQHCSTENSPGLGQEEKAAFYKLLEERTIYSFLRRDYCMRISDKYLLAMVFVYFQRAGLTVSEYTCINFYSALLLAYKMEEEEFCYHTIYTYGARHAPFEMFLKNTEALWTRMQLRTFVTLEQCEEVMRDEHHWAWQRKRNNHHDGARRQYSRRPCRLCYPPRPFPFPCYLPCVQLWSIH, encoded by the exons ATGGACAAGAG GACAACAGAAGACAAGCTGAACCCTGCCAAGCGAATTAAACTACATGAAGATCAAAGCCAACATTGcagcactgaaaactcacctggCCTAGGACAAGAGGAGAAAGCTGCATTTTACAAACTGCTGG AGGAACGTACCATCTACAGTTTTCTGAGAAGAGATTATTGCATGAGAATATCAGACAag TACCTACTGGCAATGGTGTTTGTCTACTTCCAGAGAGCCGGCCTCACAGTGAGCGAATACACCTGTATCAATTTTTActccgcact gttACTTGCATATAAAATGGAAGAGGAAGAATTTTGTTACCACACAATCTACACTTATGGTGCACGACATGCTCCTTTCGAGATGTTCCTGAAGAACACAGAAGCCTTGTGGACCAGAATGCAGCTCCGAACATTTGTGACTCTGGAACAGtgtgaagag GTGATGAGAGACGAGCACCACTGGGCTTGGCAAAGAAAGCGTAATAACCATCATGATGGAGCAAGAAGGCAATATTCCAGGAGACCGTGTCGTCTGTGTTACCCACCTCGTCCCTTTCCATTTCCCTGTTACCTGCCCTGTGTCCAGCTCTGGAGTATCCACtaa